In Planctomycetota bacterium, one genomic interval encodes:
- a CDS encoding glycosyltransferase family 2 protein, with the protein MIDVLIQTFNEERNLPHTLRSLEGGWIRHVFVVDSGSTDRTKQIATEWGATVIEHAWEGYARQKNWALANVPFEADWVLIVDADEAVDMPLREKLTELSKKEAGPEGEIGFQINRVFVFNGSKIWHCGYYPSWNLRFFRQGMCRYEDRRVHEHMVCDGKVGFLDAGLRLIHEDRRGLEHFFAKHNRYSTLEALELFENPEPWPGFGGFFQDQTKRRRFLKSRVLPLVPFPWSQRMFYMLVLRGGILDGRAGIELSNMISIYEVLIRAKYREVARLARSQPRRLTQALPQDVRGDFAAKKPVVVPEESKTPGGLARAEGEIQLGEAVTSPDEKKPPTIPGAVPEPGTQLVAAGADDPSAESWGEVIYAGAARSDDPAEQAKPFGGDRHGKAKVSVVIPTLNESKNLARCLDHLTWADEVAVVDSGSRDDTAAIAERYGAKVIHFHWNGRWPKKKNWALREAPLANDWVLIVDADEWIMPELAREVGHVVLDKPEHAGFYVNRRFIFMGRWIKHCGYYPSWNLRLIRRGQGEYERLTDVGNTGSGDNEVHEHVVPKGPVGYLDNDMLHFAFPNIHTFMEKHNRYSNWEAIVQLQNEQEGGEEEPQGKSDQEIGDVLSRRRRLKNLSRRVPFRPTLRFLYAYVLRGGFLDGKAGYVFCRLLAIYEYLSVAKHTELVQARDDAEQAFALSDVPPALGNPVVVNESNSN; encoded by the coding sequence GTGATCGACGTTCTGATCCAAACCTTCAACGAGGAACGGAATCTGCCGCACACGCTGCGCAGCCTCGAAGGCGGCTGGATCCGGCACGTCTTTGTCGTCGACTCCGGCAGCACCGATCGCACCAAGCAGATCGCTACGGAGTGGGGCGCGACGGTCATCGAGCACGCGTGGGAGGGGTACGCCCGGCAGAAGAATTGGGCATTGGCCAACGTGCCGTTCGAGGCGGACTGGGTGCTCATCGTCGACGCCGACGAGGCCGTCGACATGCCGTTGCGGGAGAAGCTGACGGAGCTCTCAAAGAAGGAAGCAGGACCTGAGGGCGAGATCGGGTTCCAGATCAACCGCGTCTTCGTCTTCAACGGCTCGAAGATCTGGCACTGCGGCTACTACCCGAGCTGGAACCTGCGCTTCTTCCGCCAGGGCATGTGCCGGTACGAGGACCGACGCGTCCACGAGCACATGGTCTGCGACGGAAAGGTCGGCTTCCTGGACGCAGGCCTGCGGCTGATCCACGAGGATCGACGCGGGCTGGAGCACTTCTTCGCCAAGCACAATCGCTACAGCACGCTCGAAGCCCTGGAGCTGTTTGAGAATCCCGAGCCATGGCCGGGTTTCGGCGGGTTTTTCCAGGATCAGACGAAGCGTCGACGGTTCCTGAAGAGTCGCGTGTTACCGCTGGTGCCGTTTCCCTGGTCGCAGCGGATGTTCTACATGCTGGTCCTGCGTGGCGGCATCCTTGACGGTCGCGCCGGGATCGAGCTGAGCAACATGATCAGCATCTACGAGGTGCTGATCCGGGCCAAGTACCGCGAGGTCGCCCGACTGGCGCGGTCGCAGCCGCGGCGGCTTACACAGGCGCTGCCGCAGGACGTCCGAGGAGACTTTGCGGCCAAGAAGCCAGTTGTCGTTCCGGAAGAGTCCAAAACGCCCGGCGGGTTGGCACGCGCCGAGGGCGAGATTCAGCTCGGCGAGGCGGTCACGTCTCCCGACGAGAAGAAGCCGCCGACGATTCCGGGCGCGGTGCCCGAACCCGGAACGCAGCTGGTCGCCGCGGGTGCGGACGATCCGTCGGCCGAGAGCTGGGGCGAAGTGATCTACGCCGGCGCCGCCCGCAGCGACGACCCGGCCGAGCAGGCCAAGCCGTTCGGCGGCGATCGCCACGGCAAGGCCAAGGTCAGCGTCGTTATCCCGACGCTCAACGAGAGCAAGAACCTCGCCCGCTGCCTCGACCACCTGACCTGGGCCGACGAGGTGGCCGTGGTCGACTCGGGCAGTCGCGACGACACCGCCGCGATCGCCGAGCGCTACGGGGCCAAGGTCATCCACTTCCACTGGAACGGCCGTTGGCCCAAGAAGAAGAACTGGGCGCTCCGCGAGGCACCGCTGGCCAACGACTGGGTCCTCATCGTCGACGCCGATGAGTGGATCATGCCAGAACTCGCCCGCGAGGTCGGCCACGTCGTGCTCGACAAGCCCGAGCACGCGGGCTTTTACGTGAACCGCCGATTCATCTTCATGGGCCGGTGGATCAAGCACTGCGGCTACTACCCGTCGTGGAACCTGCGCCTCATCCGTCGAGGCCAGGGCGAGTACGAACGCCTGACCGACGTCGGCAACACCGGCTCTGGCGACAACGAGGTTCACGAGCACGTCGTGCCAAAGGGGCCGGTCGGCTACCTCGACAACGACATGCTCCACTTCGCCTTCCCGAACATTCACACGTTCATGGAGAAGCACAATCGCTACTCCAACTGGGAGGCGATCGTCCAGCTCCAGAACGAGCAGGAAGGCGGCGAGGAGGAGCCGCAGGGCAAGAGCGATCAGGAGATCGGCGATGTGCTGTCGCGCAGGCGTCGGCTCAAGAACCTGTCGCGTCGCGTGCCGTTCCGGCCGACGCTGCGATTCCTGTACGCGTACGTCCTTCGCGGCGGGTTCCTCGACGGCAAGGCCGGCTACGTGTTCTGCCGTTTGCTGGCGATCTACGAGTACCTCAGCGTGGCCAAGCACACCGAGCTCGTTCAGGCGCGCGACGATGCCGAGCAGGCGTTCGCCCTGAGCGACGTCCCGCCGGCTCTGGGCAATCCGGTCGTGGTGAACGAAAGCAACAGCAACTGA
- a CDS encoding glycosyltransferase family 2 protein, with the protein MTTLPDVPFAEELPRFSLVIPCYNEEDAIVQTLDEIERVLADAGVHEVIVVNDGSKDRSGELLHEAANSGKYPNLTVVDHDFNRGYGAALKTGIRNASAPLVAITDADGTYPNERLGELVDMAVEHRWDMVVGARTIKDEVTYPLIRKIPKWFLVRWASWLSDRKIPDMNSGMRVFRREVALKFMPVLPDTFSFTTTISVAMLTNRFNVHYEPIGYAARVGKSKIKPIRDTLRFVQLITRTGMYFAPIRVLTPLILLLLLAFLASLGYDLFILRDLTDKTILLLMFAMNVTIFALLADMIDKRNAG; encoded by the coding sequence ATGACGACGCTTCCCGACGTGCCCTTCGCTGAGGAACTGCCACGATTTTCGCTGGTGATCCCGTGCTACAACGAGGAGGACGCAATCGTACAGACGCTCGACGAGATCGAGCGCGTCCTCGCAGACGCCGGCGTGCACGAGGTCATCGTCGTCAACGACGGCAGCAAAGACCGCTCCGGCGAGTTGCTCCACGAGGCCGCCAATTCCGGCAAGTACCCAAACCTCACTGTCGTCGACCACGACTTCAACCGCGGCTACGGCGCCGCCCTCAAGACCGGCATCCGCAACGCCTCGGCCCCGCTCGTCGCCATCACCGACGCCGACGGCACCTACCCCAACGAACGCCTCGGCGAGCTGGTTGACATGGCCGTCGAACACCGATGGGACATGGTCGTCGGGGCCCGCACGATCAAGGACGAGGTCACGTATCCGCTCATCCGCAAGATTCCCAAGTGGTTCCTCGTCCGCTGGGCCAGCTGGTTGAGCGACCGGAAGATCCCGGACATGAACTCCGGCATGCGTGTCTTCCGACGCGAGGTGGCGCTGAAGTTCATGCCGGTGCTGCCCGACACGTTCAGCTTCACGACGACGATCAGCGTCGCGATGCTGACCAACCGGTTCAATGTCCACTACGAGCCGATCGGCTACGCGGCCCGCGTCGGCAAGAGCAAGATCAAGCCGATCCGTGACACGCTGCGGTTCGTGCAGCTCATTACACGGACGGGCATGTACTTCGCTCCGATCCGCGTGCTGACGCCGCTGATTCTGCTGCTGCTGCTCGCGTTTCTGGCCAGCCTCGGCTACGACCTGTTCATCTTGCGTGACCTGACGGACAAGACGATCCTGCTCTTGATGTTCGCGATGAACGTGACGATCTTCGCGCTGCTGGCGGACATGATCGACAAGAGGAACGCCGGATGA
- a CDS encoding methyltransferase domain-containing protein, which yields MSTTVDDATVRQKLPREEEHLDALSRMRALETYYQWTLSLVRPWLGKRVLDAGCGTGNFLESVKTHVDLAHGVDLSPQNLVACRERFANDGNVSVAQADLDADAAELNAMQFDTVVSLDVVEHIEDDVAMLQNLLDVVQPGGHLLLKTPAHKWLFGAVDEASEHYRRYAAGELRDKAQQAGWEIVKLRFMNLSGVGPYFLKSRVLKKKANFSRTFKPWQLKAIRVAVPVFKAVDGVSSLVTGFNGPPAGQSVVLIARKPQ from the coding sequence ATGAGCACCACCGTCGATGACGCCACCGTTCGCCAGAAGCTGCCGCGTGAGGAGGAACACCTCGACGCGCTGTCGCGGATGCGCGCCCTGGAGACGTACTACCAGTGGACGCTGTCGCTCGTCCGGCCTTGGCTGGGGAAGCGCGTCCTCGACGCCGGGTGTGGCACGGGCAACTTCCTCGAGAGCGTCAAGACCCACGTCGACCTCGCCCACGGCGTGGACTTGTCGCCGCAGAACCTGGTCGCGTGTCGCGAGCGATTCGCCAACGACGGCAACGTCTCCGTCGCCCAGGCGGACCTCGACGCCGATGCCGCGGAACTGAACGCGATGCAGTTCGACACGGTCGTCAGCCTCGACGTCGTCGAGCACATCGAGGACGACGTGGCGATGTTGCAGAACCTGCTGGACGTCGTCCAACCGGGCGGACACCTGCTGCTCAAAACCCCGGCCCACAAGTGGCTCTTCGGCGCGGTCGATGAAGCCAGCGAGCACTATCGCCGCTACGCCGCCGGCGAGCTGCGCGACAAGGCGCAGCAGGCCGGTTGGGAGATCGTGAAGCTGCGGTTCATGAACCTGTCGGGCGTCGGGCCATACTTCCTGAAGAGCCGCGTGCTCAAGAAGAAGGCCAACTTCAGCCGGACGTTCAAGCCTTGGCAGCTCAAGGCGATTCGTGTCGCCGTCCCGGTCTTCAAGGCGGTCGACGGCGTGTCGTCGCTCGTCACCGGTTTCAACGGCCCGCCGGCCGGACAGTCGGTCGTGCTCATCGCCAGGAAGCCCCAGTGA
- a CDS encoding GtrA family protein, with amino-acid sequence MTQPIGTKKSGFRWLLISGVSFFLLLGLTILLTEVFGLPEEASYAIGIVVVMASNFLFCRYYIFEAGSESFFKQLGGFLAGTIVFRPLEYLTFLGLHTGLGLDYRLTVAVVSVGALVAKFFTYKRFVFRRPASSPAMT; translated from the coding sequence GTGACCCAGCCGATCGGCACCAAGAAGTCGGGCTTCCGCTGGCTGCTCATCAGCGGCGTGAGTTTCTTTCTGCTGCTGGGCCTGACGATTCTCCTCACCGAGGTCTTTGGTCTGCCGGAGGAGGCGTCGTACGCGATCGGAATCGTCGTCGTGATGGCGAGCAACTTCCTCTTCTGCCGCTATTACATCTTCGAAGCCGGCAGCGAGTCGTTCTTCAAACAGCTCGGCGGCTTTCTGGCCGGGACGATCGTCTTTCGCCCGCTGGAGTACCTGACCTTCCTCGGCCTGCACACGGGACTCGGACTCGATTACCGGCTGACCGTCGCGGTCGTCTCTGTCGGAGCGCTGGTCGCAAAGTTCTTCACGTACAAGCGGTTCGTCTTCCGCCGACCGGCATCGTCGCCGGCGATGACGTAG
- a CDS encoding FkbM family methyltransferase, with translation MAGTYLKARALIKRILPRSLVRGLVQRMPDRTVTRVVPHVDGTLAFGLRRHHWLMSDRCFEGHGLTLGLFQHMAREGDVFYDVGANIGYYARWSLANLPIRKLVAFEPMAANLTILRKNRELAKRQGDFDIHDLALSDQDGDAELQTDDQSDGSAALSRVTGGAASESRAVRGLAPLVETVTERRLDTLLAEAPDLPPPSLMKVDTEGAEHLVLAGGRETFATHKPRLILAMHGKDRAEESLSLLADVGYHVAGWVGKDAERQWQMFRPGDAALMSDNNCVAAFDEADVATPAPVLDLSVS, from the coding sequence TTGGCCGGGACTTACCTCAAAGCTCGTGCGCTCATCAAGCGCATCCTGCCGCGATCGCTCGTGCGTGGCCTCGTCCAGCGGATGCCCGATCGCACGGTGACGCGCGTCGTCCCGCACGTCGACGGCACGCTCGCCTTTGGCCTGCGTCGACATCACTGGCTCATGAGCGACCGCTGCTTCGAAGGGCACGGCCTGACGCTCGGCCTGTTCCAGCACATGGCCCGCGAAGGTGACGTCTTTTACGACGTCGGGGCCAACATCGGCTACTACGCACGGTGGTCCCTCGCGAACCTGCCGATCCGCAAGCTTGTCGCCTTCGAGCCGATGGCGGCGAACCTGACAATCCTGCGAAAGAACCGCGAGCTCGCCAAGCGACAGGGCGACTTCGACATCCACGACCTCGCCCTGAGCGATCAGGACGGCGACGCGGAATTGCAGACCGACGACCAGTCCGACGGCTCGGCCGCCCTGAGCCGCGTCACCGGCGGTGCGGCGAGCGAGTCCCGCGCCGTCCGCGGTCTGGCTCCTCTGGTCGAAACCGTCACAGAACGGCGTCTCGACACGCTGCTCGCCGAGGCGCCCGACTTGCCGCCGCCATCACTGATGAAGGTCGACACCGAAGGGGCCGAGCACCTGGTGCTCGCTGGCGGACGCGAGACGTTCGCAACGCACAAGCCGCGACTGATCCTCGCCATGCACGGCAAGGACCGGGCGGAAGAGTCCCTGTCACTCTTGGCCGACGTCGGTTATCACGTCGCCGGCTGGGTGGGCAAAGACGCAGAGCGCCAGTGGCAGATGTTCCGTCCCGGCGATGCCGCATTGATGAGCGACAACAACTGCGTCGCCGCCTTCGACGAGGCCGACGTCGCGACCCCCGCTCCGGTGCTCGATTTGAGCGTGTCGTAG
- a CDS encoding glycosyltransferase, whose amino-acid sequence MSTRADKPIVVNALCVGSGGNATLAKALPTEFARLGRRTTLLLTKDKELHVEVADHFAGRDDIDLYWAPAATAERFKRLAWERRTLPDWLRERDALALLQLNGMAVRGLEWPTLAHLGDPWSYMPAAYTAMKHHVIAFVRRRAHRIAVRRAERSSHITMSFTSHFLRDLIAHHHGPSAKSMPVFYNGLPDHLVDVDLSDDVPLTAREPMILTVSNVSPYKRQEMIIRALPLLPDSIDGQPLRYHIVGYCSSDYRASLERLIRELKLEDRVVLEGRVGDERLAEAYRTARVMAFLSVCESFGIPIVEAQSRGTPVVVSNEAALPEVAGDGAIIADAGTPEAAAAAIRKAFDADASLIARGRENIKRFRWHDTAKGMVAEMDRLHAAFVV is encoded by the coding sequence ATGTCCACTCGCGCCGACAAGCCGATCGTCGTCAACGCGCTGTGCGTGGGCAGCGGCGGCAACGCGACGCTCGCCAAGGCTCTGCCGACAGAGTTTGCGAGACTCGGCAGGCGGACGACGCTGCTCCTGACCAAGGACAAGGAGTTGCACGTCGAGGTCGCCGATCATTTCGCCGGCCGAGACGACATCGACCTCTACTGGGCACCGGCCGCAACGGCGGAGCGATTCAAGCGGCTCGCGTGGGAGCGACGGACGTTGCCCGACTGGCTTCGTGAGCGAGATGCCCTGGCTCTCCTGCAGCTCAACGGAATGGCCGTCCGTGGGCTCGAGTGGCCGACGCTGGCGCACTTGGGCGACCCGTGGTCGTACATGCCGGCCGCCTACACGGCGATGAAGCACCACGTGATCGCGTTTGTGCGGCGTCGGGCGCATCGCATCGCTGTCCGACGGGCAGAGCGGTCGTCGCACATCACGATGTCGTTCACGAGCCACTTCCTCCGCGACCTCATCGCTCACCACCACGGGCCGAGCGCGAAGTCGATGCCGGTCTTCTACAACGGCCTGCCGGACCATCTCGTCGATGTCGACCTGAGCGATGACGTCCCGCTCACTGCGCGCGAGCCGATGATCCTGACCGTCAGCAACGTCAGTCCGTACAAGCGGCAGGAGATGATCATCCGCGCCCTGCCGCTGCTGCCCGACTCGATCGACGGCCAGCCGCTGCGATACCACATCGTCGGTTACTGCAGCTCGGACTATCGCGCGTCGCTGGAACGCCTTATTCGTGAGTTGAAGCTCGAAGATCGCGTCGTGCTCGAGGGACGGGTGGGCGACGAGCGTTTGGCCGAGGCCTACCGGACGGCACGGGTGATGGCGTTCCTGAGCGTGTGCGAGTCGTTCGGCATTCCGATCGTTGAGGCTCAGAGTCGCGGCACGCCGGTCGTCGTCAGCAACGAGGCCGCCCTGCCCGAGGTTGCGGGCGACGGAGCCATCATCGCCGACGCCGGCACGCCCGAGGCGGCGGCGGCGGCGATTCGGAAGGCGTTCGATGCCGACGCGTCTTTGATCGCCCGCGGCCGGGAGAACATCAAGCGATTCCGCTGGCACGACACCGCCAAGGGCATGGTCGCCGAGATGGACCGCCTGCACGCGGCGTTTGTCGTGTGA
- a CDS encoding glycosyltransferase family 4 protein, which produces MSAPAPERPLRVDLVQPTLAKYRVAPFRELARRPNIDVHVWFASDPDLPNVEPDGFATSPASIRRLKVGPRTISYQPTQWHLAKKSDHPSRDRVLMLLWDVQYATLVPAILRARRNGIATVLWGHGFGKNESPAKQRIRDRVGKLADTVVVYDDWAAERLIERGFDADRVFVARNTIDVADVQQRAASLTANDVTAFRQRIGIGDDPMVLLVSRAMPDRRADLLLEAAATLRASEHPDLRVGLVGAGWADVVASDLTRLGLGGAVIMPGAVYDDAELALWFAASSAVVLPEEAGLAVVDAMANGRPVITHDEVAAHAPEGRNVRHDMTGLLYRRHDVADLANKTGQLLSDPSLADRLGKQAFADVDKRLSVATMVDGHVAAITAARRRCDAR; this is translated from the coding sequence ATGTCGGCACCGGCTCCCGAACGCCCGCTGCGGGTCGACCTCGTCCAGCCAACGCTCGCCAAGTACCGCGTCGCCCCGTTTCGCGAACTCGCCCGCCGGCCGAATATCGACGTGCACGTCTGGTTCGCGAGTGATCCGGACCTGCCCAACGTCGAGCCTGACGGTTTCGCCACGTCGCCGGCATCGATTCGACGTCTGAAGGTCGGGCCGAGGACGATCAGCTACCAGCCAACGCAGTGGCATCTGGCGAAAAAAAGCGATCATCCGAGCCGCGATCGCGTGTTGATGCTGCTGTGGGACGTCCAGTACGCCACGCTCGTCCCGGCCATTCTGCGGGCGCGCCGAAACGGCATCGCGACCGTCCTCTGGGGGCACGGCTTCGGCAAGAACGAGTCGCCTGCGAAACAGCGGATTCGCGACCGCGTCGGCAAGCTGGCGGACACCGTTGTCGTCTACGACGACTGGGCAGCCGAGCGATTGATCGAACGCGGCTTCGACGCCGATCGGGTCTTCGTCGCGCGCAACACGATCGACGTGGCCGACGTGCAACAGCGGGCGGCGTCGCTCACGGCGAACGACGTCACCGCGTTCCGGCAGCGCATCGGCATCGGTGACGATCCGATGGTCCTCTTGGTCAGCCGGGCGATGCCCGACCGACGGGCCGACCTCCTGCTGGAAGCCGCGGCGACGCTGCGGGCGAGCGAACACCCAGATCTCCGTGTCGGGCTCGTCGGAGCAGGCTGGGCGGACGTCGTCGCAAGCGACCTCACCCGACTCGGCCTCGGTGGGGCGGTCATCATGCCGGGGGCCGTGTACGACGACGCGGAACTCGCGCTCTGGTTTGCGGCGTCGTCGGCCGTCGTGTTGCCCGAAGAGGCGGGACTCGCCGTCGTCGACGCGATGGCCAACGGCCGACCCGTCATCACCCACGACGAAGTCGCCGCCCACGCCCCGGAAGGGCGGAACGTTCGCCACGACATGACGGGCCTGCTGTACCGACGCCACGACGTCGCCGACCTCGCCAACAAAACTGGTCAGCTGCTGTCAGACCCGTCGCTGGCCGACCGTTTGGGCAAGCAGGCGTTTGCCGATGTCGACAAGCGGCTTTCCGTCGCGACCATGGTCGACGGCCACGTCGCCGCGATCACCGCGGCGCGTCGGAGATGTGACGCACGTTGA
- the hemA gene encoding glutamyl-tRNA reductase — protein MPLTVAGVHYRTCGLETRERLAVSRSALAQRLATALSAAKCDEVVLLSTCNRVEAYVAGDAADAREALLNGLEVETDELFELEGTKAVGHLFRVASSLDSMVPGEAQILGQVRRAYDAARDAGTAARTMHGLFQRAIKVGKEVRAEAGLTAVRNGVAETAATHAEDVLGKLGGKKLLCVGTGKMNRLLLRHFHSRPPSGRPASVAVIGRNQEKATRFAADFGGDGGSLDMLPIRLAEADLVVCGTGSPRPIVGEPVVRAAMRAREGQPLFVIDLALPRDVDPAVSKLDDVHLYDLDDLQAAAEIAAGGRRDELSIAERMVEKHVERFVAWQNGQKLGPLIDRLYDQANDAAQDEVQRFNRKLPDGLSAEDQAKIADASEELARRLVNKLLHGPVSSLRSMPDPERHATYRHAVEKLFQLDEE, from the coding sequence GTGCCGCTGACGGTCGCCGGCGTTCACTACAGAACCTGTGGCCTGGAGACGCGAGAGCGTCTCGCGGTGTCGCGTTCGGCACTCGCACAACGCCTCGCAACAGCTTTGTCTGCGGCAAAGTGCGACGAGGTCGTCCTTCTGAGTACCTGCAATCGCGTCGAGGCCTACGTCGCCGGCGATGCCGCCGATGCACGCGAGGCGTTGCTCAACGGGCTTGAGGTCGAGACGGACGAACTCTTCGAGCTCGAAGGGACCAAGGCCGTCGGCCATTTGTTCCGCGTCGCGTCGTCGCTCGATTCGATGGTGCCAGGCGAAGCGCAGATCCTCGGCCAGGTTCGCCGGGCGTACGACGCGGCCCGGGACGCGGGAACCGCTGCTCGGACGATGCACGGTCTGTTCCAACGGGCGATCAAAGTCGGCAAGGAAGTCCGCGCCGAAGCCGGCCTGACCGCAGTCCGCAACGGCGTCGCAGAGACGGCCGCGACCCACGCCGAAGACGTCCTGGGCAAACTCGGCGGCAAGAAGCTGTTGTGCGTCGGCACGGGCAAGATGAACCGCCTGCTCCTGCGGCACTTCCACAGCCGACCACCGTCGGGCAGGCCGGCCAGCGTGGCTGTGATCGGGCGAAACCAGGAAAAGGCGACGCGCTTCGCAGCCGACTTCGGCGGTGACGGCGGGAGCCTCGACATGCTGCCGATCCGCCTGGCCGAGGCAGACCTCGTCGTCTGCGGCACTGGCAGCCCGCGTCCGATCGTCGGCGAGCCGGTGGTCCGGGCGGCGATGCGGGCACGTGAAGGCCAGCCGCTGTTCGTGATCGACCTCGCCTTGCCGAGAGACGTCGACCCGGCGGTGTCGAAGTTGGACGACGTGCACCTGTACGACCTCGACGACCTCCAGGCCGCCGCCGAGATTGCGGCCGGCGGGCGTCGTGACGAGCTGAGCATCGCCGAGCGGATGGTCGAGAAGCACGTCGAGCGGTTCGTCGCCTGGCAGAACGGCCAAAAGCTCGGCCCGCTGATCGATCGCCTCTACGACCAGGCCAACGACGCCGCTCAGGACGAGGTCCAGCGATTCAACCGCAAGCTCCCCGACGGCCTCTCCGCCGAAGACCAAGCGAAGATCGCCGACGCCAGCGAGGAGCTGGCCCGTCGGCTCGTCAACAAGCTGCTCCACGGCCCGGTCTCCAGCCTCCGCTCCATGCCCGACCCGGAGCGCCACGCGACCTACCGACACGCGGTCGAGAAGCTCTTCCAGCTCGACGAGGAGTAG
- a CDS encoding MraY family glycosyltransferase encodes MSPGLLVAILSVLFVTGLVVSLVATRSMIGFAPKIGLVDKPGHRKIHDDARPLGGGTGIFLGVAVPMVLGVAFVGWIWFQHDIWQWWRFDVPYSEPPLMRGPLDTSWNPDLVRGVVDQLPLLLTFLAVGFGMYLLGLVDDRRALGPFVKLGVQLGLTVALVLPFPEVRLLTVLGLVPSVIITTLWIAAVTNALNFLDNMDGLAGGVAAISGLVLLLTSMLAGQVFVPATLALFVGACVGFLWWNFPPRVVGGGPARIFMGDSGSLFVGLVLGVMTVRTTYVAPGADFASLGGGWYGIFAPLVVLAVPLYDMTVVSLIRLSRGKSPFVGDTNHFSHRLVRLGMTKRTAVLCIWLVSAATGVAALLLPLVTSPLAAWLIFLQTLLILGVILLLERGGREPTPSS; translated from the coding sequence GTGTCCCCCGGACTTCTGGTTGCGATCCTGAGCGTCCTGTTCGTCACGGGACTCGTCGTGAGCCTGGTCGCGACGCGATCGATGATCGGGTTCGCGCCAAAGATTGGGCTGGTCGACAAGCCCGGGCACCGCAAGATTCACGACGACGCCCGCCCCCTCGGCGGCGGCACCGGCATCTTCCTCGGCGTGGCGGTGCCGATGGTGCTCGGGGTCGCGTTCGTCGGCTGGATCTGGTTCCAGCACGACATCTGGCAATGGTGGAGGTTCGATGTGCCATACAGCGAGCCGCCTCTGATGCGTGGGCCGCTTGACACGTCGTGGAACCCAGACCTCGTGCGTGGGGTCGTTGACCAACTTCCGCTTCTCCTCACCTTCCTCGCCGTCGGATTCGGCATGTACTTGCTGGGCCTCGTCGACGATCGCCGGGCACTCGGGCCGTTCGTCAAGCTCGGCGTCCAGCTCGGCCTGACGGTCGCGCTCGTGCTGCCGTTTCCGGAAGTCCGGCTGCTGACTGTCCTGGGCCTCGTGCCGAGCGTGATCATCACGACGCTCTGGATCGCGGCCGTGACGAACGCGCTTAACTTCCTCGACAACATGGACGGCCTGGCTGGCGGGGTGGCGGCGATCTCGGGGCTGGTCCTCCTGCTCACCAGCATGCTCGCCGGCCAGGTCTTCGTCCCGGCGACGCTGGCGCTCTTCGTCGGGGCGTGCGTCGGCTTCCTCTGGTGGAACTTCCCGCCACGCGTGGTGGGGGGCGGCCCGGCACGCATCTTCATGGGCGACTCCGGCTCGCTGTTCGTCGGCCTCGTCCTCGGCGTCATGACGGTCCGCACGACCTATGTCGCACCCGGTGCCGACTTTGCGTCGCTGGGCGGCGGGTGGTACGGCATCTTCGCGCCGCTGGTCGTGCTGGCCGTGCCGTTGTACGACATGACGGTCGTGAGTCTGATCCGCCTGAGCCGCGGCAAGAGCCCGTTCGTCGGCGACACGAACCATTTCAGCCATCGCCTGGTTCGCCTCGGCATGACCAAGCGAACGGCCGTCTTGTGCATCTGGCTCGTCAGCGCCGCGACGGGCGTGGCGGCGCTCTTGCTGCCGCTGGTGACGAGTCCGTTGGCCGCGTGGCTGATCTTTCTCCAGACGCTGCTGATCCTGGGCGTCATCCTGCTTCTCGAACGTGGCGGACGCGAGCCCACTCCGTCATCCTGA